One Leclercia pneumoniae genomic region harbors:
- a CDS encoding DUF1116 domain-containing protein translates to MTTLFNQPLNVINVGIAMFSDDLKKQHIPVTQLDWTPPGQGNMQVVEALDQLADKPLAEKIAAANKVALERIIQSHPVLVGYDQAINVVPGMTRTTILHAGPPVTWENMCGAMKGAVTGALVFEGLAKDIEDAARVAASGEITFSPCHEHDCVGSMAGVTSASMFMHIVENKTYGNRAFTNLSEQMAKILRMGANDQSVIDRLNWMRDVLGPMLRDAMNIIGEIDLRLMLAQALHMGDECHNRNNAGTTLLIQALTPGLIQAGYPVEQQRQVFEFVASSDYFSGPTWMAMCKAAMDAAHGIEYSTVVTTMARNGYEFGLRISGLPGQWFTGPAQQVIGPMFAGYKPEDSGLDIGDSAITETYGIGGFAMATAPAIVALVGGTVEEAIDFSRQMREITLGENPNVTIPLLSFMGIPTAIDITKVAGSGILPVINTAIAHKDAGIGMIGAGIVHPPFSCFEKALLTFRDRYIL, encoded by the coding sequence ATGACCACCTTATTCAACCAGCCGCTGAACGTGATCAACGTTGGCATTGCGATGTTTAGCGACGATCTAAAAAAACAGCACATCCCCGTGACCCAGCTCGACTGGACGCCGCCGGGGCAGGGCAATATGCAGGTGGTGGAGGCGCTCGATCAACTGGCGGATAAACCGTTGGCCGAGAAGATCGCTGCCGCCAATAAAGTGGCCCTTGAGCGCATCATTCAATCTCATCCGGTGCTGGTGGGCTACGACCAGGCCATCAATGTAGTGCCGGGGATGACCCGCACCACCATTCTTCATGCGGGCCCGCCTGTGACCTGGGAAAACATGTGCGGTGCGATGAAGGGGGCGGTGACCGGGGCGCTGGTCTTCGAGGGGCTGGCGAAAGATATTGAGGACGCGGCGCGCGTCGCGGCTTCCGGCGAGATCACCTTCTCGCCGTGCCATGAGCACGACTGTGTCGGCTCCATGGCGGGCGTCACCTCTGCCTCAATGTTTATGCACATTGTGGAAAACAAAACCTACGGCAACCGTGCCTTTACCAACCTCAGCGAGCAGATGGCGAAGATCCTGCGCATGGGGGCCAATGACCAGAGCGTGATCGACCGCCTGAACTGGATGCGCGACGTGCTCGGCCCGATGCTGCGCGATGCCATGAACATTATCGGTGAGATCGACCTGCGCTTAATGCTGGCGCAGGCGCTGCATATGGGCGACGAGTGCCACAACCGCAACAACGCAGGCACCACGCTGCTGATTCAGGCCCTGACGCCGGGGCTGATTCAGGCAGGTTATCCGGTTGAGCAGCAGCGGCAGGTGTTCGAGTTTGTCGCCAGCAGCGACTACTTCTCCGGCCCGACGTGGATGGCGATGTGTAAAGCCGCCATGGATGCCGCCCACGGTATTGAATACAGCACCGTGGTCACCACCATGGCGCGTAACGGCTACGAGTTCGGGCTGCGCATCTCTGGCCTGCCGGGGCAGTGGTTTACTGGCCCGGCACAGCAGGTAATTGGCCCCATGTTCGCCGGGTACAAGCCGGAAGATTCCGGACTGGATATTGGCGACAGTGCCATCACCGAAACCTACGGCATCGGCGGCTTCGCCATGGCCACGGCGCCGGCGATTGTGGCGCTGGTGGGCGGCACGGTGGAGGAGGCGATCGACTTCTCCCGCCAGATGCGCGAAATCACCCTCGGGGAAAACCCCAACGTCACTATTCCGCTGCTGTCGTTTATGGGGATTCCGACCGCCATCGACATTACCAAAGTGGCGGGGAGTGGCATTCTGCCGGTGATCAATACCGCCATTGCCCACAAAGACGCCGGTATCGGCATGATTGGGGCGGGCATCGTTCACCCGCCGTTTAGCTGTTTTGAAAAGGCGCTGTTGACCTTCCGCGATCGCTACATCCTATAA
- the alaE gene encoding L-alanine exporter AlaE: MFSRQSRLRHAVADTFAMVVYCSVVNMLIEIFLSGMSFEQSLSSRLVAVPVNILIAWPYGFYRDAIMRYARRVSPTGWMKNLADVLAYVTFQSPVYVAILLTVGADWHQIAAAVSSNIVVSMLMGAAYGYFLDYCRRLFRVSPYSPVKAQDAATG, from the coding sequence ATGTTCTCTCGACAGTCTCGCCTGCGCCATGCGGTAGCAGACACCTTTGCGATGGTTGTCTACTGTTCGGTTGTGAACATGCTGATCGAGATCTTTCTCTCCGGGATGAGCTTTGAACAGTCGCTTTCTTCCAGGCTGGTGGCGGTGCCGGTCAATATACTTATTGCATGGCCTTACGGTTTTTACCGCGATGCCATTATGCGCTATGCGCGCCGCGTAAGCCCAACGGGCTGGATGAAAAATCTGGCAGATGTACTGGCCTATGTGACCTTTCAGTCGCCGGTGTATGTCGCTATTTTGCTCACGGTGGGCGCTGACTGGCACCAGATTGCTGCCGCTGTCAGTTCAAATATTGTGGTTTCAATGCTGATGGGTGCGGCTTACGGTTATTTTCTCGATTATTGCCGCCGCCTGTTCCGGGTCAGCCCGTATAGCCCGGTAAAAGCGCAGGATGCAGCGACTGGCTGA
- a CDS encoding amidohydrolase family protein: protein MNENKSRREFISQSGKMVTACALFGATGSVAYAADTAAPACETGKPMNITASHYYLDNVLLEAGFQFDNNVAVSTRTELKTLEIKDGNIAALRDNKSHADAALPHYDAGGKLLLPAMRDMHIHLDKTFYGGPWRSLNRPAGTTIQDMIRLEQKMLPELQPYTQERAEKLIDLLQSKGSTVARSHCNIEPTSGLKNLENLQAVLARRRAGFDCEIVAFPQHGLLFSKSESLMREAMQAGAHYVGGLDPTNVDGAMEKSLDLMFQIALDYDKGVDIHLHETSPAGIAAVNYMVETVEKTPELKGKLTISHAFALAMMDEKQVDAIATRMAAQQITIASTVPIGTLHMPLKQLQDKGVFVMTGTDSVIDHWSPYGLGDMLEKANLYAQLYIRPNEQTLSRALAIATGNVLPLNDKGERVWPKAQDEASFVLVDASCSAEAVARISPRTATFHKGNLVWGTVG, encoded by the coding sequence ATGAATGAGAATAAAAGCCGCCGTGAGTTTATTAGCCAGAGCGGCAAAATGGTCACCGCCTGCGCCCTGTTCGGGGCTACCGGCTCCGTCGCGTATGCTGCTGATACCGCCGCGCCCGCCTGTGAGACGGGCAAACCCATGAACATCACCGCCAGCCACTACTATCTGGATAACGTCCTTCTGGAAGCGGGCTTCCAGTTTGACAATAACGTGGCTGTCAGTACCCGTACCGAGCTAAAAACGCTGGAGATCAAAGACGGCAACATAGCCGCACTGCGCGATAACAAAAGCCATGCGGATGCAGCCCTGCCGCACTACGATGCGGGCGGAAAATTGTTGCTGCCCGCGATGCGCGACATGCACATTCATCTGGACAAGACCTTCTATGGCGGCCCGTGGCGTTCGCTGAATCGCCCGGCGGGGACCACCATCCAGGACATGATCCGACTGGAACAAAAAATGTTGCCAGAACTGCAGCCTTACACGCAAGAACGTGCGGAAAAGCTCATCGATCTGCTCCAGTCAAAAGGCTCCACCGTCGCCCGCAGCCATTGCAATATTGAACCGACCTCCGGCCTGAAGAATCTGGAAAACCTGCAGGCGGTCCTGGCGCGCCGACGTGCCGGGTTTGATTGCGAGATCGTGGCCTTCCCACAGCACGGTTTATTGTTTTCAAAATCGGAATCATTAATGCGAGAGGCGATGCAGGCCGGGGCGCACTACGTGGGCGGGCTGGATCCCACCAACGTGGACGGCGCTATGGAAAAATCTCTCGATCTGATGTTCCAGATAGCCCTCGATTACGACAAAGGGGTGGATATTCACCTGCATGAAACCAGCCCTGCGGGCATTGCAGCGGTGAACTACATGGTAGAAACCGTGGAGAAAACGCCGGAACTGAAGGGCAAACTGACCATCAGCCACGCCTTTGCGCTGGCGATGATGGATGAAAAACAGGTGGATGCTATTGCTACGCGCATGGCAGCGCAGCAGATAACCATTGCCTCTACCGTGCCCATCGGTACCCTGCATATGCCGCTGAAACAGCTGCAGGATAAAGGCGTGTTTGTTATGACCGGTACCGACAGCGTGATTGACCACTGGTCGCCGTATGGCCTGGGGGACATGCTGGAAAAAGCCAACCTCTACGCGCAGCTCTATATCCGTCCCAACGAGCAGACGCTCTCCCGGGCACTGGCTATCGCCACTGGCAATGTGCTGCCGCTGAATGATAAAGGCGAGCGGGTATGGCCGAAAGCACAGGACGAGGCCAGCTTTGTGCTGGTGGATGCCTCCTGCTCCGCCGAAGCGGTGGCGCGCATTTCGCCGCGTACCGCCACCTTCCACAAGGGCAACCTCGTCTGGGGCACCGTGGGCTGA
- a CDS encoding xanthine permease translates to MKSMKLEWKRGDWAAYFGLMTNNLTNLLTMMGLLIFVVGIPKEIVYGRIAPAFGLAVLVASVCYTWFGLQMARQTGRNDVTALPSGPSAPSIFTVTFLVLMPVYQQTGDADFAIQIGLVWCFVEALILAGGSFLGETIRRMIPRTVLLSCLSGLGLLLLAMNPMLQAFEAPTVSFIVLLLIFINWFGKKPIFARIPTGLLLLIAGTVLAWISGLQSPEAIRASMSSFGFNPPSVHIDGFMQGLPHVLPYLASAVPLGLANYIFDLENIESAHAAGDEYPTRKVMLANGLASMLGCLMGNPFPVTVYVGHAGWKAMGASIGYTLASGVTMFIVPLFGLGAFMLAIIPMTAIVPILVFIGVVTANQVVRETPKVEVPVIFICLFPWIANWALTMMNSVMGAAGTNAAKIGTDVLHSKGIYYEGLVHLGSGAPLASMLWGCIAIFAIINKPLRGAVAAAGGALLALFGVIHAPVVGFAEGSSLLFVTAYLMMGGMFVVKHVLDSREAASAAAPVSES, encoded by the coding sequence ATGAAAAGCATGAAACTGGAGTGGAAAAGAGGTGACTGGGCGGCATATTTCGGGTTGATGACCAACAACCTGACCAATCTGCTGACCATGATGGGGCTGCTCATTTTTGTCGTCGGCATCCCGAAGGAGATTGTTTATGGACGCATTGCGCCAGCCTTCGGGCTGGCGGTACTGGTAGCGAGCGTCTGCTACACCTGGTTTGGCCTGCAGATGGCGCGCCAGACCGGACGTAACGACGTCACCGCGCTACCGTCTGGCCCGAGCGCACCGTCGATCTTCACCGTGACCTTTCTGGTGCTGATGCCGGTCTATCAGCAGACCGGCGACGCGGATTTCGCCATCCAGATTGGCCTGGTGTGGTGCTTCGTTGAGGCGCTGATCCTCGCGGGCGGTTCCTTCCTCGGGGAGACCATCCGCAGGATGATCCCGCGCACCGTGCTGCTGTCGTGCTTGTCCGGTCTGGGTCTGCTGCTGCTGGCAATGAACCCGATGCTGCAGGCCTTCGAAGCGCCGACCGTGTCATTCATTGTGCTACTGCTGATCTTCATTAACTGGTTTGGCAAAAAGCCGATCTTTGCCCGTATTCCGACCGGCCTGCTGCTGTTGATCGCCGGTACGGTGCTGGCGTGGATCTCCGGCCTGCAAAGCCCGGAGGCGATCAGGGCCTCGATGTCGTCGTTCGGCTTTAACCCGCCGTCCGTCCATATCGACGGCTTTATGCAGGGCCTGCCGCACGTGCTGCCGTATCTGGCCTCCGCCGTGCCGCTGGGGCTGGCGAACTACATCTTTGACCTGGAGAACATCGAGAGCGCCCATGCGGCGGGAGATGAATACCCGACGCGTAAAGTGATGCTGGCCAACGGCCTGGCGTCGATGCTCGGCTGTCTGATGGGTAACCCTTTCCCGGTGACGGTCTACGTCGGCCACGCGGGCTGGAAGGCGATGGGGGCCAGCATCGGCTACACCCTGGCCTCCGGCGTGACCATGTTCATCGTGCCGCTGTTCGGGCTGGGGGCCTTTATGCTCGCTATCATTCCGATGACCGCCATCGTGCCGATTCTGGTCTTTATTGGCGTGGTCACCGCTAACCAGGTGGTGAGGGAGACGCCGAAAGTGGAGGTGCCCGTGATCTTCATCTGCCTGTTCCCGTGGATCGCCAACTGGGCGCTGACCATGATGAACAGCGTGATGGGGGCGGCGGGGACGAACGCGGCGAAAATTGGCACCGACGTGCTGCACAGCAAAGGGATCTATTACGAAGGTTTAGTCCATCTGGGCAGCGGCGCGCCGCTCGCCAGTATGCTCTGGGGCTGTATCGCTATCTTCGCCATCATCAACAAACCTTTGCGCGGCGCCGTTGCGGCAGCGGGTGGGGCGCTACTGGCACTATTCGGGGTGATCCACGCGCCGGTGGTCGGCTTCGCCGAAGGCAGTTCGCTGCTGTTCGTTACGGCCTACCTGATGATGGGCGGTATGTTCGTGGTGAAGCATGTGCTGGATAGCCGGGAAGCGGCAAGCGCGGCGGCACCGGTTTCTGAGTCCTAA
- a CDS encoding YqaE/Pmp3 family membrane protein encodes MGFWRIVITILLPPLGVLLGKGFGWAFIINIVLTLLGYIPGLIHAFWVQSRS; translated from the coding sequence ATGGGTTTCTGGCGTATTGTTATCACCATTCTGTTACCGCCGCTGGGCGTGTTGCTTGGCAAAGGTTTCGGCTGGGCATTTATCATCAACATCGTGCTGACGCTGCTGGGTTACATCCCGGGCCTGATTCACGCCTTCTGGGTGCAGAGCCGCAGCTAG
- the fdrA gene encoding acyl-CoA synthetase FdrA, whose product MPTKIVVKKNSYFDSVSLMSVSTKANKLPGVEQAFVAMATEMNKGVLRNLGLLTPELEAAKNGDLMIVIKGDAANDDTLAAIEALFVRKESAGAHEARYATLTSAKKHRPEANLAVISVNGTFAAREARQALENDLNVMLFSDNVSLDDELALKQLAHQKGLLMMGPDCGTAIINGAGLCFANAVRRGPIGIVGASGTGSQELSVRIHEFGGGVSQLIGTGGRDLSEKIGGLMMLDAIDMLEADEGTQTIALISKPPAPAVAEKVLARARACRKPVVVCFLGRNDPPADEDGLQFARGTKEAALKAVLLTGIKKESLDLHPLNWPLIEEVRTRLTPQQKYIRGLFCGGTLCDEAMFAALEKFDDVYSNIQPDTTKRLRDINVSQAHTFLDFGDDDFTNGKPHPMIDPTNRISRLLQEARDPEVGVIVMDFVLGFGAHEDPVGVMLDAIKEAQAIAKADHRPLAILGYVLGTDQDPQYLAQQCQLLTDAGVIWASSSTNTGLLAREFVCKGENA is encoded by the coding sequence ATGCCAACCAAAATCGTTGTGAAAAAGAACAGTTATTTCGACTCTGTCTCGTTAATGTCGGTTTCAACAAAAGCCAATAAATTACCGGGCGTAGAGCAGGCCTTTGTCGCCATGGCGACTGAAATGAATAAAGGGGTATTACGCAATCTCGGCTTACTGACCCCGGAATTAGAGGCGGCCAAAAACGGCGATCTGATGATTGTCATTAAAGGCGATGCCGCCAACGACGACACCCTGGCCGCCATCGAAGCCCTCTTCGTCCGTAAAGAGAGCGCGGGCGCTCACGAAGCGCGCTATGCGACGCTAACCAGCGCCAAAAAACACCGTCCGGAAGCAAACCTTGCCGTGATCTCGGTAAATGGCACCTTTGCCGCCCGCGAAGCGCGGCAGGCCCTGGAAAACGACCTGAACGTAATGCTCTTTTCCGACAATGTGTCGCTCGACGACGAGCTGGCGCTGAAGCAGCTGGCGCACCAGAAAGGGCTGCTGATGATGGGGCCGGACTGCGGCACCGCCATCATCAACGGCGCGGGGCTCTGCTTCGCCAACGCGGTACGCCGTGGGCCAATCGGTATTGTGGGCGCCTCCGGCACCGGCAGCCAGGAGCTGAGCGTGCGCATCCACGAATTTGGCGGCGGCGTCTCGCAGCTGATTGGCACCGGCGGGCGCGATCTGAGCGAAAAAATTGGCGGCCTGATGATGCTCGATGCCATCGACATGCTGGAGGCGGATGAGGGTACCCAGACGATCGCGCTGATCTCCAAGCCGCCCGCCCCGGCGGTGGCGGAAAAAGTGCTGGCTCGCGCACGCGCCTGCCGCAAGCCGGTGGTGGTCTGTTTCCTCGGGCGCAACGATCCCCCGGCCGATGAAGATGGGCTGCAGTTTGCCCGCGGCACGAAAGAGGCGGCATTAAAAGCGGTACTGCTTACGGGTATTAAAAAAGAGTCTCTGGATCTGCATCCGCTCAACTGGCCGCTGATTGAAGAGGTACGCACCCGCCTGACGCCGCAGCAAAAATACATTCGCGGCCTGTTCTGCGGCGGCACCCTGTGTGATGAAGCGATGTTCGCCGCGCTGGAGAAATTTGACGACGTCTACAGCAACATTCAGCCGGATACGACAAAACGCCTGCGCGACATTAATGTCAGCCAGGCACACACCTTCCTCGACTTTGGTGACGACGACTTCACCAACGGCAAACCCCACCCGATGATCGATCCCACCAACCGTATTAGTCGCCTGCTGCAGGAAGCGCGCGATCCGGAGGTAGGGGTGATCGTGATGGACTTCGTCCTCGGCTTTGGGGCGCATGAGGATCCGGTCGGCGTGATGCTCGACGCCATCAAAGAGGCGCAGGCGATCGCCAAAGCCGACCATCGCCCACTGGCGATCCTGGGCTATGTACTGGGCACCGATCAGGATCCGCAGTACCTGGCGCAGCAGTGCCAGTTACTCACGGACGCGGGCGTGATCTGGGCCAGCAGCAGTACCAACACCGGATTACTGGCGCGTGAATTTGTCTGCAAAGGGGAGAACGCATAA
- a CDS encoding carbamate kinase family protein: protein MKQLMVVAIGGNSIIKDNASQSIEHQAQAVKAVAESVLEMLASDYDIVLTHGNGPQVGLDLRRAEIAHEREGLPLTPLANCVADTQGGIGYLIQQALNNRLAARGEQKAVTVVTQVEVDKNDPGFTHPTKPIGAFFSESQRDELQQAHPDWHFVEDAGRGYRRVVASPQPVRIVEADAIKALTQKGFVVIGAGGGGIPVIRTEEGDYQSVDAVIDKDLSTALLAREIHADVLVITTGVEKVCIHFGKPNQQALERVNVAQMMRYMEEGHFPAGSMLPKIVASLAFLQQGGKRVVITSPDSLPAALRGETGTHIVKA, encoded by the coding sequence ATGAAACAACTCATGGTCGTCGCCATCGGCGGCAACAGCATTATCAAAGATAACGCCAGCCAGTCGATTGAACATCAGGCCCAGGCGGTAAAAGCGGTGGCGGAGTCGGTGCTGGAGATGCTGGCCTCCGACTATGACATCGTCCTCACCCACGGTAACGGCCCGCAGGTGGGGCTGGATCTCCGGCGCGCTGAAATTGCCCACGAGCGGGAAGGGCTGCCGCTCACCCCGCTGGCCAACTGCGTGGCAGACACCCAGGGCGGTATCGGCTACCTCATCCAGCAGGCGCTGAACAACCGCCTGGCGGCGCGCGGCGAGCAAAAAGCGGTCACCGTCGTTACGCAGGTGGAAGTGGATAAAAACGATCCTGGCTTTACGCATCCGACTAAACCGATTGGCGCGTTCTTCAGTGAATCCCAGCGTGATGAACTGCAGCAGGCGCACCCCGACTGGCATTTTGTCGAGGATGCTGGCCGCGGCTATCGCCGGGTGGTGGCGTCTCCCCAGCCGGTGCGTATTGTGGAAGCCGATGCCATCAAGGCGCTGACGCAAAAAGGCTTTGTTGTAATCGGCGCGGGCGGCGGCGGTATCCCGGTGATCCGCACCGAGGAGGGGGATTACCAGAGCGTGGATGCGGTGATCGACAAAGATCTCTCCACCGCGCTGCTGGCCCGTGAGATCCACGCCGACGTCCTGGTGATTACCACCGGCGTCGAGAAAGTCTGCATACATTTCGGCAAGCCCAACCAGCAAGCGCTGGAGAGAGTTAACGTGGCGCAGATGATGCGCTATATGGAAGAGGGCCATTTCCCGGCCGGCAGTATGCTCCCCAAAATTGTCGCCAGCCTGGCGTTCCTGCAGCAGGGTGGCAAACGGGTGGTAATCACCTCGCCGGATTCTCTGCCTGCGGCGCTGCGCGGCGAAACCGGTACCCACATCGTGAAAGCGTAA
- a CDS encoding DUF883 domain-containing protein, with protein sequence MFNRSNRNDVDDGVQDIHNDVSKLADTLEDVLKSWGSDAKDDADVARRKAKALLRETRARMQGRSRTQQAACDAMGCATTFIREKPLCAVGTVAAVGIFVGALLSLRK encoded by the coding sequence ATGTTTAACAGATCAAACCGAAATGATGTGGATGACGGCGTTCAGGATATTCATAACGATGTCAGCAAATTAGCCGACACGCTGGAAGATGTTCTGAAGTCCTGGGGATCAGATGCGAAAGATGACGCAGATGTCGCCAGACGCAAAGCGAAAGCGTTACTGCGTGAAACCCGCGCCCGTATGCAGGGTCGCTCCCGGACCCAGCAAGCAGCGTGTGATGCGATGGGGTGTGCAACCACCTTTATCCGCGAAAAACCGCTATGTGCCGTCGGTACCGTGGCCGCTGTCGGGATCTTCGTCGGTGCGCTGCTGAGCCTGCGTAAATAG
- the nrdH gene encoding glutaredoxin-like protein NrdH: MEIRIMSITIYTRNNCVQCLATKRAMENRGVSFEMVNVDQVPDAAETLRARGFRQLPVVIAGETSWSGFRPDMINRLQAQAASA, translated from the coding sequence ATGGAAATACGAATCATGAGCATTACTATTTACACTCGTAACAACTGTGTGCAGTGCCTCGCAACGAAACGTGCGATGGAAAACCGCGGCGTGTCCTTCGAGATGGTGAATGTTGATCAGGTTCCGGATGCCGCCGAGACACTCCGCGCGCGCGGTTTTCGCCAGCTACCTGTGGTGATCGCCGGCGAGACCAGCTGGTCTGGCTTCCGCCCGGACATGATTAACCGTCTTCAGGCGCAGGCCGCCAGCGCATGA
- a CDS encoding ankyrin repeat domain-containing protein, whose translation MSANELVTEFLVAAEQGDTEGLKACLAKGVDINATNRQKRTAIIIASLNKHYPCVELLIAAGANIDQQDHTCFNPFLISCLTNDLTLLRIVLPANPDLDRLTRFGGVGITPASEKGHVEIVRELLAKTDINVNHTNFVGWTPLLEAIVLNDGGAKQQEIVKLLLDHGANPHMTDKYGKSPLELAREKGFNEIAELLIAAGA comes from the coding sequence ATGTCTGCGAATGAACTCGTCACGGAATTTCTCGTTGCCGCTGAACAAGGTGATACCGAGGGGCTTAAAGCCTGTCTGGCGAAAGGGGTAGATATCAATGCCACTAACCGTCAAAAACGCACCGCCATTATCATTGCCAGTCTGAATAAGCATTATCCCTGCGTTGAACTCTTAATTGCTGCCGGTGCGAATATCGACCAGCAGGATCACACCTGCTTCAACCCCTTTTTAATTAGCTGCCTGACTAACGATTTAACCCTGCTGCGAATCGTACTGCCCGCAAACCCGGATCTGGATCGCCTCACCCGCTTTGGCGGCGTGGGCATTACGCCGGCCAGCGAAAAAGGGCATGTAGAGATTGTGCGCGAGCTGCTGGCGAAAACGGATATCAACGTTAACCATACTAATTTCGTGGGCTGGACGCCGTTGCTGGAAGCCATCGTGCTTAACGATGGCGGGGCGAAACAGCAAGAGATCGTCAAACTCCTGCTTGATCATGGCGCGAACCCTCACATGACCGATAAATACGGTAAGTCTCCGCTCGAACTGGCGCGCGAAAAAGGCTTTAACGAAATCGCCGAACTGCTGATCGCCGCAGGCGCGTAA
- a CDS encoding LysR substrate-binding domain-containing protein: MNSIFTEENLLAFTTAARFSSFSKAADELGVTTSAISYTIKRMETGLDVVLFVRNTRSIELTESGFYFYRKATDLLNDFHAIKRSIDTISQGIEARVRICINQLLYTPRHTARLLQVLKKQFPTTQITVTTEVYNGVWDSIINNQANIAIGAPDTLLDGGGIDYTEIGAIRWVFAIAPTHPLAFAPEPLAESQLRLYPNIMVEDTAHTINKKVGWLLHGQEAILVPDFNTKCQCQILGEGIGFLPEYMAREAVGDGLLVTRKINNPRQDSRMLLATQHAATGQVTRWIKEQFKPQGVLTGIYNDLLWRD; this comes from the coding sequence ATGAATTCTATTTTTACCGAAGAGAACTTACTGGCATTTACTACTGCCGCCCGTTTTAGCAGCTTCAGTAAGGCGGCAGATGAGCTGGGGGTGACGACATCTGCCATTAGCTACACCATCAAGCGAATGGAGACCGGGCTGGACGTAGTGCTGTTTGTGCGCAACACCCGCAGTATTGAACTGACGGAATCGGGCTTCTATTTCTACCGCAAAGCTACCGATCTGCTAAATGACTTTCACGCCATCAAGCGCAGTATCGACACTATCTCGCAGGGCATTGAAGCCCGGGTGCGGATCTGCATTAATCAGCTGCTGTATACCCCACGGCACACGGCTCGCCTTCTCCAGGTCTTGAAAAAGCAATTCCCCACGACGCAGATTACGGTCACGACTGAAGTCTACAACGGCGTCTGGGATTCGATTATTAATAATCAGGCCAATATCGCCATCGGCGCGCCGGACACCCTGCTCGACGGCGGTGGCATTGATTACACCGAAATCGGCGCGATTCGCTGGGTCTTTGCCATCGCCCCCACGCATCCGCTGGCCTTTGCCCCCGAGCCGCTTGCCGAAAGTCAGCTACGGCTCTATCCCAACATCATGGTGGAAGACACCGCCCATACCATCAACAAAAAAGTCGGCTGGCTGCTGCACGGACAGGAAGCCATTCTGGTTCCCGATTTCAATACCAAATGCCAGTGTCAGATTTTGGGTGAAGGGATTGGGTTTTTACCGGAATACATGGCGCGCGAAGCGGTAGGAGATGGCCTGTTGGTGACGCGGAAGATTAATAATCCGCGCCAGGACTCACGCATGCTGCTGGCCACGCAACATGCGGCCACCGGCCAGGTGACCCGCTGGATTAAAGAGCAGTTTAAGCCCCAGGGGGTGCTGACCGGGATTTATAACGATTTACTGTGGCGGGACTAG
- a CDS encoding DUF2002 family protein, translating into MYLRPDEVARVLEKAGFTMDAVTQKAYGYRRGENYVYVNREARMGRTALIIHPTLKDKSLSYAEPASEIKTCDQYQQFPLYLGGERHEHYGIPHGFSSRMALERFLTGLFGEPQ; encoded by the coding sequence ATGTATTTACGACCTGATGAGGTTGCGCGCGTTCTTGAAAAAGCCGGATTTACTATGGATGCGGTAACGCAAAAAGCGTACGGCTATCGCCGTGGTGAAAATTATGTCTATGTAAACCGGGAAGCGCGTATGGGACGCACGGCGCTGATCATCCATCCAACGCTTAAAGACAAAAGTTTGTCTTATGCGGAACCTGCCTCAGAGATAAAAACCTGCGATCAGTATCAGCAATTTCCCCTCTATCTAGGCGGGGAAAGGCATGAACATTATGGTATTCCGCACGGGTTCAGCTCCCGGATGGCGCTGGAACGTTTTCTGACAGGTCTGTTCGGCGAACCGCAATAA
- the stpA gene encoding DNA-binding protein StpA, with protein sequence MTSLLQNLNNIRTLRAMARDFSLEVLEDMQEKLRIVIEEKRVEQLEAEQQRAEQQQKIAALLERMKADGISAEDLLGSEAAIGAAQPKKRKVRAPKYRFTDADGQEKTWTGQGRTPKPISVALANGKSLDDFLI encoded by the coding sequence ATGACTTCGTTGTTACAGAATTTGAATAATATCCGTACGCTGCGCGCGATGGCTCGTGATTTCTCTCTCGAGGTACTGGAAGACATGCAGGAAAAGCTGCGTATTGTTATCGAAGAGAAGCGTGTTGAGCAGCTTGAAGCTGAGCAGCAGCGTGCTGAACAGCAGCAAAAAATAGCTGCTTTGCTGGAGCGTATGAAAGCAGACGGTATTTCCGCCGAAGATCTGCTGGGCTCTGAAGCCGCTATTGGCGCAGCACAGCCGAAAAAACGTAAAGTTCGTGCGCCAAAATACCGTTTTACTGATGCCGATGGTCAGGAAAAAACCTGGACCGGCCAGGGACGTACGCCTAAGCCTATTTCCGTCGCACTGGCGAACGGTAAATCGCTGGATGATTTTCTGATCTAA